The genomic segment GATTCATGATCGGGAAACTGGTAATTTTAGAGGGTTTGCATTTATCACTTACGGCAATCCGGAAGAGGCGGAAGAAGCCGTCACCCAAATGAATGGCCAGCCAATCGACGGAAGGAATCTAAAAGTTACCTTTGCCGAGGATAAAAGAAAAGAGAAACAGAACTAAAATTCACTTTTCTAGGATCACCTATCCAATAAAGAAGGAGGATGACTCCATCCTCCTCTCCTATCCACAAACTGGAAGATTATAAACCGAACCCATGGTTAACACCTAGGGTGAATTTGCGTTTTGACTTAGATTTGCACCTGACAGTTGTCAGAGCAGACTATGAAGTAGTTCTGAATGGAAACCAAATAGAACCTCTTTTTTTACATGGTGAATCTGTAGATTTTTTATCCATCCGCATTGACGGAGCCATTCTCGATCCAAACGATTACCAAGTAACTTCTTTAGGGATTCTCATTCCCGATCCTCCTAAAAAGGAGTTTCGACTAACAGTAGAAAATGGTATCAATCCCGCTAAAAATACATCCCTGGAGGGATTGTACAAATCTGGTTCCATGTTGTGTACGCAAAATGAACCCGAAGGTTTTCGTAAAATAATTTATTCCATCGATAGACCTGACAACATGATGCGTTTTCGAGTGACCATCTCTGGTGATAAAACTCTTTTTCCTGTGATGTTATCCAACGGAAACCTCGTAGGCGAAAATCAATTAGTTGATGGCAAAAGAGAAGTCATTTGGGAAGATCCCTATCCAAAACCATCTTATTTATTTGCTTTGGTAGCCGGTGAATTAGAAGAAACAAAAGATTCTTTTGTCACAAAATCAGGAAGAGAAATCACCTTAAAAATTTTTGTAGAAAAGGGAAATGAAGAGAAGGTTGGTTTTGCTTTTGATTCCTTAAAAAAAGCAATGAAGTGGGACGAGGATACATTTGGCCTAGAATACGATTTAGATCTGTTTATGATTGTTGCTGTAGAAGATTTTAATATGGGGGCGATGGAGAACAAAGGATTAAATCTATTTAACGCCAAACTAGTGCTTGCTGATAAAAAATCAGCAACGGACGAAAGTTTTGAAGCAATCCTTGCTGTGATTGCACACGAATACTTTCATAACTGGACAGGAAACCGAGTGACACTCCGAAATTGGTTCAACCTCACTTTAAAAGAAGGACTGACAGTATTTCGAGACCAATGGTTTACAGAAGATATGACAGACCCTGCTGTCAAACGAATCAAAGATGTTCTGTTTTTAAAGGAATATCAATTCCCCGAAGACCAAGGACCCATGTCCCATCCTATTTTACCAAAATCATATAAGGAGATGAATAATTTTTATACAGTCACTGTGTATGAAAAGGGTGCAGAGGTAATTCGATTGGTATCGGAACTAATTGGTCGGGAAAATTTTAAAAAAGGATTAAAACATTATCTTTCAAAATATGACGGCCAAGGTGTTACTTTTGAAGAATTTGTTTCTTCGATGGAAGAGGTTGTTGGTCATTCCATTCCTAATCTCAGAAACTGGTATCATCGGAGCGGAACACCGGTCATATCGGTAAAAGAATCCTATGTAAAAGATTCGAATGAATGGATTATCGATTTGGTTGATGCGGGATCTAACAAATATCCATTAGTATATTCTAATTCTTTGGCAATATTCAATCGTGAAGGTTCTCTGTTAAAAGAAGAAAAAAGAATTATGACAGGGGAAAGAGATCAAATTCGATTGTCCGCTCTCGATGGAAATGGAACCAAACCAATTGTATCCTTTTTTAGGTCTCTTTCCAGTCCAGTGCGTTTGGAGTATAGTCAGTCGGAAGAAGAAACTAAAATACTAGCCAAAATGGAAACCGACGGTGTAACTCGGTTTTTTGCTTTTCAAAATCTTATTTTTGATTGGTTTCGTAAATCGTTAGTTTCCGATCAGGAAGAGAACTTTGATCCTATTTTGGATACCATTAGAGATTCTTTTGGGAGAGGTTGGGATAAAACATACCATAGTTTTTATCTTTCCTTTCCTGGTTTGACACAGATTAGCGAGAGTTTGGGTTGTTATGAATATGTAAAACTCAGCCATTTAAGAACTTCTGCGGTTCAGAAAATATCAACTCACTTTACAAACCAATTCCAATTGTTATTCGAAGAAAATCGAAAAAC from the Leptospira congkakensis genome contains:
- the pepN gene encoding aminopeptidase N; protein product: MTPSSSPIHKLEDYKPNPWLTPRVNLRFDLDLHLTVVRADYEVVLNGNQIEPLFLHGESVDFLSIRIDGAILDPNDYQVTSLGILIPDPPKKEFRLTVENGINPAKNTSLEGLYKSGSMLCTQNEPEGFRKIIYSIDRPDNMMRFRVTISGDKTLFPVMLSNGNLVGENQLVDGKREVIWEDPYPKPSYLFALVAGELEETKDSFVTKSGREITLKIFVEKGNEEKVGFAFDSLKKAMKWDEDTFGLEYDLDLFMIVAVEDFNMGAMENKGLNLFNAKLVLADKKSATDESFEAILAVIAHEYFHNWTGNRVTLRNWFNLTLKEGLTVFRDQWFTEDMTDPAVKRIKDVLFLKEYQFPEDQGPMSHPILPKSYKEMNNFYTVTVYEKGAEVIRLVSELIGRENFKKGLKHYLSKYDGQGVTFEEFVSSMEEVVGHSIPNLRNWYHRSGTPVISVKESYVKDSNEWIIDLVDAGSNKYPLVYSNSLAIFNREGSLLKEEKRIMTGERDQIRLSALDGNGTKPIVSFFRSLSSPVRLEYSQSEEETKILAKMETDGVTRFFAFQNLIFDWFRKSLVSDQEENFDPILDTIRDSFGRGWDKTYHSFYLSFPGLTQISESLGCYEYVKLSHLRTSAVQKISTHFTNQFQLLFEENRKTIPVQTKEEIGKRRLKNICLYYLLYDPGKKFEKLAVMEQREAKHMSEEVSPLKFLLEVNSKEQENAVSLFFEKWKHDGLVLDVWFAAQVASGEDRSKVAEKLENHPQFNIRNPNKVRSLYFSLARNPLSFHKEDGSGYRFIAERIKRLNEINPQMAAALTKLFSPVSKQKGELPKIAKKELESIATLPNLSKELGEVVGTILNSL
- a CDS encoding RNA recognition motif domain-containing protein, encoding MVSNKIYVGNLKFSLKEENIRQIFSVYGVIQDLKMIHDRETGNFRGFAFITYGNPEEAEEAVTQMNGQPIDGRNLKVTFAEDKRKEKQN